AGCAGGAACACTTGGTGAGGCCAGTTTCGGGTGGGTGACCACCGTTCGGCAAGTAGGGTAGCGGTAGGTTTGGCTGGTAAACTGTGTGTCATGGGATATGTAAAAGTTAAAGTGTAAGTGAATGGGTACATTCTTCTCTGGCCGTAGCCTGCGTCTGCCTTATTGGTTAGGCTCGTCGGTGCAGGCGTTGCTGGATTCGGTAAGCCAATCGACTGATCCAGTAAGGGATTTTGATTGGTATCATGATTGCGGCAGGTAAGGGAGGAAAGAGCCACCGAATGGTACTCTGTTATGGTGCATTATCATCTTTATTGGTTATTAAATGCGTGTCGGGGCATGATTAAGTAATCATTCGCTTGGCTACTATTGCCTTGGTGAATATCTTTGAACAGCGCTGAGGAAGGTTTTTTACAGTCGAAGCTACTAGCTCACAAGGCCTGACTCCAAGGCTAATTTTAGAGAATTGGTGAATCCTCAAAGTGCGTTGATGAAGCCCGAAATGGCGTTGATTAAAATTTATCTACCTTACCTGTAGGCTTTTATGGTCAATCAAATAAATACCCTCATCGTTGAGAATGACCCTACCTGGCAAGACATGCTTCGTAAACTGGTCAGGCTAAATCCGCTCCTGAACCTGACGGGTGTTTGTGCGTCGGCCATGGACGCCTATGCTCTTTTGGCGCAGGGAGAAACCAGCCTCATTCTTTGTGATATCGAGATGCCCGAGATTAATGGGTTGGAATTTATCCGCAGCCTGAAACGGCCACCGCTGGTTATCTTCGTAACCGCCTACCCCGATCATGCCATTCCCTGCTACGAGGTATCGCCGATTGATTTTCTGCTGAAGCCCATTGCACCTGCCCGGTTTCTGGCCAGCATTGAGAAGGTACGGCAACGGCTCTTTCATGACCCCGATCCGGTGCAAAACGAGCCTTATTTCTTTATTCGCGACAATCACTATTACGTTCAGGTTCTGGCCAGCGATGTGCTTTATATGCAGGCCCAGGAGAATATCTTACAGATTGTAACCTCTACTCAGATCTACCAGCCGTTCGTGTCGATTGCCAAAATGGAGGAGCAGCTTAAAACCGATACGTTTTTGCGCGTACATCGGTCTTACCTGGTCAATCGGACGGCCATCAGCCGTATTGGGAAAAATGACCTGATGCTGACCACCGGGCAGAGTATTCCCATTGGCGATCAGTACCGGGCCCAACTGCATCGCAAACATCTGGAAGGCCGGATCGTGAGTCGGTAAAATACAGCAAGTTCAGACCCTTATAGGACGGCCCGATGATCCGAAAACCGAAGCGTTTTACGCTATTCACACGCATTCATTTATTACTTTTTACGCTTCAGTTTCCACTCCTCAACGCGCAATCGGTTTTTATTCCTGGGTTGCGCGCACAACTCGCCCAGGCCACTACCGACACGGCCCGCACTCGGCTGCTGGCCAACCTGGGTTATGAATACCTACAGGAAAACGTGGATACCAGTTTGTTGTACCTGAATCAATCCTTGCGTTTGGCCCGGCATGTACGCGATTCGGTCGGAGCTACCCGTGCGCTGCTGTCTTTGGCCCACGCCCACCATTACTACACCCACAACGAAGTCCAGGCGATTACGTACTTAAATCAAGCCCTGAAACTAGCGAAGGCAAACTCCAATTACGCAAGTCTTTCGAAAGGCTACCAGTTGATGGCGGCTATTTCGGCGAACCAGCGAATGGGTAATCCTCGAGAGTATCTCCATCTAGCAGCCGATTATGCCCAAAGAGCGAACAATGGCAGCCTGCTGGCCGAAGCCTATGCCGCTCATTATGAGTTAGACCGGGGCCAGAAGCGTGGGGCTTACCATGAGAAAATGCTTTTGCGGGCAATGGACGCAAGCCAGGGAATAGACCCAGACCGCTGGATGACGACTGGTCTGGATTACTGTAATCTTCTTTATGAAGAAGGGCGGCAGGCAGAGGCTCAGCAGATGGCCCGTCAGTTGGTAACCCAAACTCAGCAGCTCCAGAAGCGACTCGGGCTGTTTGTTTATAACGCCGATCAGGCACGGCTATTGGGTTTTCTGGGGCGGTATGACGAAGCCATAGCTGCAATAAAACGGGGTATTGCGTTTGAAAAAAGCCGCGTACGGCCCGACTCGCTACATCTGTTCCATTACCAACGGTTTCTGGTAGAAACCTATACCCAGAGTGGAAACTGGCACCAGGCGTTTCTGGCTCGAGACTCAGTAGCCCGTCTTGAACTCTGGCGACAAGGGAAGCGCCAGACCCGTGATGCCCAGATTCAAATGACCCGGCAGGAAGCTGCCTTTAAACTGGAAGAGAAAGAAACGCAGATTAAACTCCTTGATGCCGCACGCCAACGTCAACGTCTTTATCTGATTGGCTCTATTTTGCTCGCAAGCCTGCTCATTGGCTTTGTACTGGTGCAACGGCGTACTCAGCAGCGTATTGAACGCCAGCGGGAACAATTAGCCCAACTCAACACTACCAAAGACAAACTATTTGCTATTCTGGCGCACGATTTACGCTCGCCGGTGGCCAATCTGCATAATAACGTCATGCTCACCAACTGGGGTGGCATGAGTCAAACCGAATTCGTGGAGGCTACCGATACGTTCGGGCAGATGATTGGCTCCGTGCGGTTCATGCTCGACAATCTGCTCAACTGGGCCATTACGCAGATTAGCGGGTTCCGGGCTCGCCTGCAGCACGTGGCAATCGCTCCCCTGGTCCAGGCCGAACTAGACCTGATCCGTCCCCGAACCGAGCAAAAAGGTGTTCAGATTCGCAGTTTAATCCCCGCAGATACCTACCTGATGGCAGACCCCAATCACGTTGCCGTTATCATTCGCAACATACTGCACAATGCTCTCAAGTTTACGCCAACAGGCGGTACCATCACGCTTCGGTATGCTGAGCATATGGGTAAGCCCCAACTGGAAGTTGACGATACAGGCGTGGGAATGTCTCCGAGCAACTGACAACTCTATTTACGTTGCATAATCGCCCGTCGGCCACTGGTACCGCCAATGAACAGGGAAATGGACTGGGGCTTTCGTTGGTGAAAGAGTTGATGGAAGTCAATGGGGGCACTGTAACGGTTATAAGCAATGTAGGTGAAGGGACTACCGTTACCCTCACGTTTGCGGCCGTATAATTCTGGCTCGTCAGGAACTTCTGCGTATGGTTTAGGCTAATCAATCAGCTTATCTGATAGATCTGGATGTTGTTGCCGCAGGTGTCGGCAAAGACGGCCAGGGTAGTGGTGCCCATTTGAGTGGGTGCCATGCTGAACGAAACGCCCAACTCGGTTAGTCGGCGGTATTCGGCCTCAATATCATCGACCTGAAAAGCGGTCAGAGGAATCCCGGCATCCAACAGGGCTTTCTGGTAGGTTTGGGCGGGCGGAAAACCCATCGGTTCGAGTACGATTTCAGCGCCATCCTGTTCTTCCTGAGATACAACGGTTAGCCATCGATGTTCGCCTAGTGGTATTTCCGTTTTTTTGACAAACCCCAAAATGTTCGTATAGAATTGGAGCGCTTTTTCCTGATCATCGACCAGCACACTCACCAGTTTGATTCGCATAAACGAAGTAGTTGTTGAACAGGACAAAGATCAATCGGAAAACAGAGTTCAGGCTCTTGAAAATTGCTTTTTTCGCTGGTAGGCCAATGGTGTTTGGCTGGTGTATTTTTTGAACAGACCGATAAATGATGTGACGCTTTCAAAATTCAGGGCGTGGCAGACCTCGGTCGTCGATAGGCCGGTTTGCAGGAGTTGTTTGGCGCGAATGAGTCGCTGTTCGGTGCGGTACTGGTGTGGTGTGCGACCATAACACCGTTTGAAAAGCCGTAGAAAATGAAACTTCGACAACAACGCGACCTGGGCCATCGCTTCCAGGCTGATCGGTTCGGTCAGATTTGCGTCGATAAACTGCTTTGCCCGGATAATCTGCCTGACTTGGTAAGCCGCAGGAAAAATCTGATCCCGAATTGCCAGAGCCTGAGTTGCGTAGTAGGTCATTGCGCATTGAAAGAATTATTGATAAAGAAACTGTTTAAGAGTTTGTTGAAGACTTTTTGTCATTCCGGCCGGAGGGAGGAATGACAAAATCATTCATTTCCACACTTGCGAAAAAAATCAAGTAGGCTCTTAGTGATTAACTCATTCATTTTAGGTAATACCGTTGAATCAAACGCATGGCCTCTTTTTCATCTTGGGCGCAAACATCGCAGAAGGTTCCAACGCCATTGATAGGACCTTCATATTGCCAGATAAACGTTTTTCGGTATTTTTTCTGTTCATCCATCACCTGTAACTGGTTGCCCATCGGGGTTACGTACAACGTATAGCGGTTAGGGAATTGAACCGTAAAACTAGCTTTGCTTCCAGGCTGCGATTTGCCCACAAACTGCAAGGGTGTTTCTTTACGGTCTTTGCCATAAGTATAGTCGATTGTTGTCCGTTTGCCATTTTTTACCCAAAAGCTAAACGCTTCATAGGTGTCGGTGCCGGGCTGGCCGTAGGCGTAATTCGCCACTTTCATGGACGACTGCGCGAATGCACCCGGCCCCAAACTTAGTAAAAGCAGAACGATTGATTGTTTTAAGAGCATAGTTCGTTTGTTAGGGTCGTAGAATAGCCTGAGAAATAGCAGGGTGGCTTACACGATAGATAAATAAATTCGGCGGACGATTGACTCACGCTATTTCTTTGTCAAACCAACCCTGTTTTGGGTCAACTGTTTCAAAACCACCGTTGCTAATCGGCTTAAACCATACTGTTTATGGTAAAACGTATATCGTTCATTCCTGCTTTATCGAGTCTTCTTACATTCCTGTCATCGATTATTATAGCGCCCACAGATAAGCCACTTCAGGTGAATGACATTGTGTATGTGCATGCATCCAGCAGCCTGACACTCCGAAAAACGGCTTCGAAAGATGGGGCCAAAATTACTTCGGTTCCGGCCAATGGGGCTCCACTGACGGTAGTGTCTTTACCGGAGCCGGGTAGTTCCTATACGGCTGAAACCATCGGTTCGTTTGCCGTAAAAGGCGGTTGGGTGGCCGTAAAAACGCGTGATGGGCAGGAGGGCTATCTATTTGATGGGTATCTGTCGCGGTATAAGCCTTTGCAGCGCGACAACATGGATGGTAGTGTTTCGCTAATGGATACGTTTTATCGGACTATTTCGCCCGTTAAAGGCAAACGAACCACCTTGCCTGCTACCAACGGCACCATTGAACGGTATCAATATCTGTATGCCGATGGGGCCCGATTTGAGGAACAATATTACGAGGGCGGAGCAACTCAGCTACTGGAGCTGCCGAAGGAAAAGTTTACCATGCAGGAAGTATTGGTACTATTCCGTACTGCCTGGTTT
This window of the Spirosoma aerolatum genome carries:
- a CDS encoding SH3 domain-containing protein — protein: MVKRISFIPALSSLLTFLSSIIIAPTDKPLQVNDIVYVHASSSLTLRKTASKDGAKITSVPANGAPLTVVSLPEPGSSYTAETIGSFAVKGGWVAVKTRDGQEGYLFDGYLSRYKPLQRDNMDGSVSLMDTFYRTISPVKGKRTTLPATNGTIERYQYLYADGARFEEQYYEGGATQLLELPKEKFTMQEVLVLFRTAWFGKEKTKGTYDAAKQQLTIDSDGGYSQLIIQPKGNRWSLKFSTAD
- a CDS encoding helix-turn-helix domain-containing protein; translation: MTYYATQALAIRDQIFPAAYQVRQIIRAKQFIDANLTEPISLEAMAQVALLSKFHFLRLFKRCYGRTPHQYRTEQRLIRAKQLLQTGLSTTEVCHALNFESVTSFIGLFKKYTSQTPLAYQRKKQFSRA
- a CDS encoding LytR/AlgR family response regulator transcription factor — its product is MVNQINTLIVENDPTWQDMLRKLVRLNPLLNLTGVCASAMDAYALLAQGETSLILCDIEMPEINGLEFIRSLKRPPLVIFVTAYPDHAIPCYEVSPIDFLLKPIAPARFLASIEKVRQRLFHDPDPVQNEPYFFIRDNHYYVQVLASDVLYMQAQENILQIVTSTQIYQPFVSIAKMEEQLKTDTFLRVHRSYLVNRTAISRIGKNDLMLTTGQSIPIGDQYRAQLHRKHLEGRIVSR
- a CDS encoding VOC family protein, with amino-acid sequence MRIKLVSVLVDDQEKALQFYTNILGFVKKTEIPLGEHRWLTVVSQEEQDGAEIVLEPMGFPPAQTYQKALLDAGIPLTAFQVDDIEAEYRRLTELGVSFSMAPTQMGTTTLAVFADTCGNNIQIYQIS